The Thalassotalea sp. HSM 43 genome window below encodes:
- a CDS encoding phospholipase A — MQGVNRTLMAVSFLSFSALSFNGFAQQQDQTVEEAETDPKTQACLMQKLNEAEGDALVAQLRQECEVEVDTELRDRNNREAGAISKRFLREKETNFDPYVITPHKMNYILPISYTDSINRKEYAESVPSSNWAENLEDYEAKYQLSIKVPLNYGDLLFENDSLYFGMTLQSWWQVYSENISKPFRETNYQPEIFYLTGLDWHPFDGNTGIMFGAEHQSNGRSNAISRSWNRIYTSLLWENGDLAFAGRVWYRLEEDEKDFPGDSDGDDNPDINDFMGYGSISMAYQYDVVEFAVNVRHNFATHKGGVEAGMTFPLWGKLKGYVQYTGGYGESLIDYDHKQNRIGIGLALTEVL; from the coding sequence ATGCAAGGTGTCAATCGTACGTTAATGGCAGTGTCCTTTTTGTCATTTTCCGCGTTGTCTTTCAATGGTTTTGCGCAGCAACAAGATCAAACTGTTGAAGAGGCTGAAACCGATCCAAAAACTCAAGCATGTTTGATGCAAAAGCTTAATGAAGCCGAAGGCGATGCCTTAGTGGCGCAATTAAGACAAGAGTGTGAGGTAGAAGTTGATACGGAGCTAAGAGACCGTAATAACCGAGAAGCCGGTGCGATCTCCAAACGTTTTCTTCGAGAAAAAGAAACGAATTTTGACCCTTATGTGATCACTCCGCATAAAATGAATTACATCCTGCCAATATCGTATACTGACAGCATCAACCGCAAGGAGTATGCAGAGTCGGTACCGAGTTCTAATTGGGCTGAAAATCTTGAAGATTATGAGGCCAAATATCAGTTAAGTATTAAGGTACCGTTAAACTACGGTGACTTATTATTTGAAAATGATTCATTGTATTTTGGTATGACTTTGCAATCTTGGTGGCAGGTCTATTCGGAAAATATTTCGAAACCATTTAGAGAGACTAACTATCAACCTGAAATCTTTTATTTAACCGGGCTAGACTGGCATCCATTTGATGGTAACACCGGCATAATGTTTGGTGCGGAGCATCAATCCAATGGTCGTTCTAATGCCATATCGCGTAGCTGGAACCGTATTTATACCAGTTTGCTGTGGGAAAACGGCGATTTGGCTTTTGCTGGTCGCGTCTGGTATCGCTTGGAAGAAGATGAAAAAGATTTCCCAGGTGATTCAGACGGTGATGATAACCCTGATATTAATGATTTCATGGGTTACGGTTCGATAAGCATGGCCTATCAATACGATGTGGTAGAGTTTGCGGTAAATGTGCGTCATAACTTTGCCACACACAAAGGTGGTGTAGAAGCAGGCATGACCTTCCCACTTTGGGGCAAACTAAAAGGTTATGTGCAATATACTGGCGGTTACGGTGAATCATTGATTGATTATGACCACAAGCAAAACCGTATTGGTATTGGCTTGGCGTTGACCGAAGTGTTGTAA
- a CDS encoding CoA transferase subunit A — protein sequence MAGFNKVVNSYEEAMAGLEDGMTVIAGGFGLCGIPENLIKEIKQKGTKDLTVVSNNCGTHEYGLGVLLVDKQIKKMVASYVGENDMFEQQMMSGELEVELTPQGTLAEKMRAGGAGIPAFYTATGYGTPVAEGKEERQFDGRDYILEEAITGDFAIVKAWKADTYGNLVFRKTARNFNPMAATAGKITVVEVEEIVEPGELDPDEIHTPGIYVNRLIKGTFDKTIEQRTVRAK from the coding sequence ATGGCTGGATTTAATAAAGTCGTAAATTCTTACGAAGAAGCAATGGCCGGTCTTGAAGACGGCATGACTGTAATTGCCGGTGGCTTTGGCCTGTGTGGGATCCCAGAAAACCTTATCAAAGAAATTAAACAAAAAGGTACCAAAGATTTAACGGTTGTATCAAACAACTGTGGTACCCATGAGTATGGTTTAGGCGTATTACTTGTTGATAAGCAAATTAAGAAAATGGTTGCTTCATATGTTGGCGAAAACGACATGTTTGAACAACAAATGATGAGTGGTGAACTGGAAGTCGAATTAACACCTCAAGGTACACTTGCAGAAAAAATGCGCGCCGGCGGTGCTGGTATCCCAGCGTTTTACACCGCAACCGGTTACGGTACTCCTGTTGCAGAAGGCAAAGAAGAACGTCAATTTGATGGTCGCGACTATATCCTTGAAGAAGCTATCACCGGTGATTTTGCCATTGTTAAAGCCTGGAAAGCCGACACCTATGGCAACTTAGTCTTCCGTAAAACAGCTCGTAACTTTAACCCGATGGCGGCAACAGCAGGTAAAATTACCGTTGTTGAAGTAGAAGAAATTGTTGAGCCGGGTGAATTGGATCCAGATGAAATCCATACCCCAGGCATCTATGTTAACCGCTTGATCAAGGGTACATTCGACAAGACCATTGAGCAACGCACTGTGCGCGCCAAATAA
- a CDS encoding SIR2 family NAD-dependent protein deacylase, with protein sequence MTNTLYITGAGVSSESGIPTFRGEDGFWTIGSVNYTPMEMATRAMYENNPIEFLSWYYHRFATYRNHGPNAVHHWLADKNLITQNIDGLDGKAGNNDYIAIHGRLDQMTLYHSQGDAVDTIATPWDSVDEENLQESLLDIFNINRNSKRPELNFSFKPYVLLFDEYYTDLYRITEAQHRMYQADKMVFMGTSFSVNITQMALRAAIDNQIEIDIVDPDPIEIPYAKVTYHRMKASEYINIA encoded by the coding sequence ATGACTAATACGTTATATATAACAGGGGCTGGCGTTAGCTCTGAAAGTGGTATCCCGACCTTTCGCGGCGAAGATGGTTTTTGGACTATCGGCAGTGTTAACTATACGCCTATGGAAATGGCCACACGGGCTATGTATGAGAACAACCCTATCGAATTTTTAAGCTGGTATTATCATCGGTTTGCCACTTATCGTAACCATGGACCGAATGCGGTACATCATTGGTTAGCGGATAAAAATTTAATCACCCAAAATATAGATGGCCTAGATGGTAAAGCGGGAAATAACGATTATATTGCGATTCATGGCCGCCTTGATCAGATGACCTTATATCATAGTCAGGGCGATGCGGTAGATACAATAGCAACGCCATGGGACAGTGTTGATGAGGAAAATTTACAAGAGTCGTTACTCGATATATTTAACATTAACCGTAACTCGAAAAGACCTGAATTAAACTTTTCATTTAAACCCTATGTCTTGTTATTTGATGAGTACTACACCGATTTGTATCGCATAACAGAAGCGCAACACCGTATGTACCAAGCTGATAAAATGGTGTTTATGGGCACATCATTTAGTGTCAATATTACGCAAATGGCGTTAAGAGCGGCGATAGATAATCAAATAGAGATCGACATTGTTGACCCCGACCCGATCGAGATCCCGTATGCCAAGGTGACGTATCACCGCATGAAAGCCAGTGAATACATAAATATTGCTTAG
- a CDS encoding acetyl-CoA C-acyltransferase family protein, which produces MSKREVVFLSGVRTAIADFGGSLKTVAPTDLAATVVAEAVTRAGIDSEQVGHCVIGNVAHSDRRDMYMSRVAALKAGLPESTPSLTVNRLCGSGLQAVISAAQLLLLDDCDVAVAGGAESMSRVPFWSPSTRFGAKMGDAQLVDPMVGALTCPINNTHMGVTAENIAEQWQISREEQDEAAAESHRRAQRAIQQNRFDSQIVPIGIKTRKGMVEYTNDEHVRFDCSADDMAKLRPVFKKDGTVTAGNASGINDAAAALVMADSEYAQANGLKPVAKLIGYAFAGVAPDIMGIGPVPAVEKLLAKTGINKDDIDVWEVNEAFAAQALAVCRDLELDMDKVNPNGSGISLGHPIGATGSLITVKAIHELERVQGKYAVITMCIGGGQGIAALIERC; this is translated from the coding sequence ATGAGTAAAAGAGAAGTAGTATTTCTAAGTGGTGTTCGCACCGCCATTGCCGATTTCGGTGGTTCACTAAAAACCGTAGCGCCAACAGACTTAGCCGCTACCGTCGTCGCCGAAGCGGTAACTCGCGCCGGTATTGATAGCGAGCAAGTTGGTCACTGCGTGATTGGTAATGTCGCCCATTCGGATCGCCGTGATATGTATATGTCACGCGTTGCCGCGCTCAAAGCTGGTTTACCTGAATCGACGCCATCACTTACCGTAAACCGCTTATGTGGTTCCGGCTTACAAGCGGTAATTTCTGCCGCTCAACTGTTGCTTTTGGATGATTGTGATGTGGCTGTTGCCGGTGGTGCAGAATCTATGTCGCGTGTGCCATTTTGGTCACCATCGACTCGTTTTGGCGCGAAAATGGGCGATGCACAATTAGTTGACCCTATGGTTGGTGCCCTTACCTGCCCGATCAATAACACGCATATGGGCGTTACCGCAGAAAATATTGCTGAGCAATGGCAAATAAGTCGCGAAGAGCAAGACGAAGCGGCAGCAGAATCTCATCGACGTGCACAACGCGCCATACAACAAAACCGTTTTGACTCACAAATCGTGCCGATTGGAATAAAGACTCGAAAAGGTATGGTCGAATATACCAACGACGAGCATGTACGCTTTGACTGCAGTGCCGATGATATGGCCAAACTACGCCCGGTTTTTAAGAAAGACGGTACCGTAACCGCCGGTAATGCCTCAGGTATTAACGATGCCGCAGCGGCATTGGTTATGGCCGACAGCGAGTACGCACAAGCGAATGGCCTTAAACCTGTTGCTAAGCTCATCGGTTATGCCTTTGCCGGTGTCGCCCCTGATATCATGGGTATTGGTCCTGTACCCGCGGTAGAAAAGCTACTGGCGAAAACAGGTATTAATAAAGATGACATTGATGTTTGGGAAGTCAATGAAGCGTTTGCTGCCCAAGCGCTGGCCGTGTGCCGCGATCTTGAGCTGGATATGGATAAAGTGAATCCGAATGGTTCAGGTATCTCGCTTGGCCACCCTATCGGTGCTACAGGCTCACTGATCACCGTCAAAGCCATTCATGAACTTGAACGCGTGCAAGGCAAATACGCGGTTATTACCATGTGTATTGGTGGTGGTCAGGGTATTGCGGCATTAATCGAACGTTGTTAA
- a CDS encoding glucosaminidase domain-containing protein gives MKHRHSYMLIGACMATCLLSACNDPKPKTEADSALEQATIVAAMQDPIEVEIHSLDDLMTLFKEHHYDSENWQNGNREIPRLSFAKIGERWAKSSQNLPVPVKKEVFFRLMAPLVLIANEKILLERQIINNEAITSESLIALARKYKVIDESVLSLTQQQKIELLERVDIMPPSLALAQSAEESGWGTSRFTREGNSFFGQWDFSGKGMVPKQQRKELGNYGLARFDSPLASVEGYMLNINTQRAYQKLRTLRAQLRADGKPISGLELAGTLDKYSERGQAYIDSIREMIRYNKLQEVDKAYLSDDKLIHLKAPE, from the coding sequence ATGAAACATAGACATTCATATATGTTGATTGGTGCCTGCATGGCGACGTGTTTGTTATCAGCCTGCAATGATCCTAAACCTAAAACTGAAGCTGACAGTGCCCTCGAACAGGCGACAATCGTCGCTGCTATGCAAGACCCAATAGAAGTTGAAATACACTCCCTCGATGACCTAATGACACTGTTTAAAGAGCATCATTACGACAGTGAAAATTGGCAAAATGGAAATCGAGAAATCCCCCGTTTAAGTTTTGCCAAAATTGGAGAACGTTGGGCAAAGAGCTCACAAAACTTGCCCGTGCCGGTGAAAAAAGAAGTATTTTTTCGCTTGATGGCTCCGTTAGTGTTAATCGCCAATGAAAAAATCCTGCTTGAGCGACAAATAATAAACAATGAAGCGATTACCAGTGAATCGCTGATAGCGTTAGCGCGCAAATACAAAGTCATTGATGAGTCGGTACTGTCATTAACACAACAACAAAAAATCGAACTGCTAGAGCGGGTCGATATCATGCCGCCATCACTTGCCCTGGCTCAATCTGCGGAAGAAAGTGGTTGGGGAACATCGAGATTTACACGTGAAGGAAATTCATTTTTTGGTCAATGGGACTTTTCTGGTAAAGGTATGGTGCCCAAACAACAGCGCAAAGAACTGGGTAATTATGGCTTAGCGCGATTTGATAGCCCACTAGCGTCCGTAGAAGGCTATATGCTCAACATTAATACTCAGCGGGCGTATCAAAAACTGCGCACATTACGAGCGCAATTGCGCGCTGACGGTAAACCGATTAGCGGTTTAGAATTGGCCGGCACCTTAGATAAATACTCAGAGCGAGGGCAGGCGTATATCGACAGTATTCGTGAGATGATACGCTATAACAAATTACAAGAAGTCGACAAGGCCTATCTTTCCGATGATAAGCTCATTCACTTAAAGGCTCCTGAGTAA
- a CDS encoding 3-oxoacid CoA-transferase subunit B, whose protein sequence is MALTREQLAMRVAQELKDGYYVNLGIGIPTLVANYVPDGIEVMLQSENGLLGMGPFPYDDEVDADLINAGKQTVTMAKGASLFDSAESFAMIRGGHVDLTVLGAFEVDVQGNIASYMIPGKLIKGMGGAMDLVAGADNIIVTMTHASKHGDSKLLAECTLPLTGKGCIKKVLTDLAFIEIKEGKFHLLERAPGVSVEQIVELTAGELVVPEHVPEMQF, encoded by the coding sequence ATGGCTTTAACTCGTGAACAATTGGCAATGCGTGTTGCACAAGAACTGAAAGACGGTTATTACGTAAATCTGGGTATTGGTATTCCTACCTTGGTTGCCAACTATGTACCAGACGGTATTGAAGTAATGCTGCAATCGGAAAATGGTTTATTAGGTATGGGACCTTTCCCATACGATGATGAGGTTGACGCTGATCTTATCAACGCCGGCAAACAGACGGTGACCATGGCCAAAGGTGCGTCATTATTTGATAGCGCCGAATCATTTGCCATGATCCGTGGTGGTCATGTTGATTTAACCGTATTGGGCGCTTTTGAAGTAGACGTTCAAGGTAACATTGCCTCGTATATGATCCCAGGTAAACTGATTAAAGGTATGGGTGGTGCAATGGATCTTGTTGCTGGTGCGGATAACATTATCGTAACCATGACCCATGCGTCTAAGCACGGTGATTCAAAGCTTTTGGCTGAATGTACCTTGCCGTTAACCGGTAAAGGTTGTATCAAAAAGGTATTGACCGACCTAGCCTTTATCGAAATTAAAGAAGGTAAGTTCCATTTACTAGAGCGAGCTCCTGGGGTTAGCGTTGAACAAATCGTTGAGTTAACCGCAGGCGAACTTGTGGTTCCTGAACACGTTCCAGAAATGCAGTTTTAA
- a CDS encoding phosphoenolpyruvate carboxylase, producing MSSQLNNSGVKFLKALAKHSDIIMQAYLSGRVSEMDFDINVLEKLMELGVLWRPEPGEDLRLRSSVRALLENSLKDERNRQLDANIGSKLATIKTVTSHYKEALHHHADAEAEVYLEDLAEQVYTLVDSLKSSVRSLWRRIHNEFGYVGSINAKIRENELAQGQLTQMRQQLEMFQFDELAALAGSNRELRRLLVVQLQKRHTEISQELSIAQAKLIELLGKFREYLHRSQLLKGFVLHHQQKPDYQIKDYSAQHQLPSLFNQAKAVIKPASIDVNNIEHEQVFAELVNHLRQVRHNRDENQQQRKAQNFAVDDIENIDIVSDGLKEAIEHYFVHVIDSAQRMSALEYHQWQKLDFDQEVWVYGVINGYTGLSAEEQEFFEIGVEGHPHPKFTGNFVIEDVELGLR from the coding sequence GTGAGCTCACAGTTAAACAACAGTGGTGTTAAGTTCTTAAAGGCACTTGCCAAGCATTCCGATATTATCATGCAGGCATATTTGTCTGGCCGGGTAAGCGAAATGGACTTTGATATCAATGTTCTCGAAAAGCTGATGGAGCTCGGCGTGTTATGGCGCCCAGAGCCTGGCGAAGATTTGCGCTTGAGAAGTTCGGTAAGAGCACTACTAGAAAATAGCCTTAAAGATGAGCGCAATCGACAACTGGACGCCAATATTGGTTCAAAACTGGCGACTATAAAAACCGTCACTTCACATTACAAAGAAGCATTGCACCATCATGCCGATGCGGAAGCCGAAGTTTATTTAGAAGATCTTGCTGAGCAAGTGTATACCCTGGTCGACAGTTTAAAATCCAGTGTGCGCAGTTTATGGCGACGTATTCATAATGAGTTTGGTTACGTTGGCTCCATCAACGCAAAAATTCGTGAAAATGAATTAGCGCAAGGGCAGCTAACACAAATGCGCCAACAGCTGGAAATGTTTCAGTTTGATGAGTTGGCGGCATTAGCAGGTTCAAACAGAGAATTACGCCGACTGTTGGTCGTACAACTGCAAAAACGTCATACAGAGATAAGCCAAGAGTTGAGCATAGCGCAAGCTAAATTGATCGAATTGCTGGGCAAGTTTAGAGAGTATTTACACCGTTCGCAGCTTCTTAAAGGGTTTGTGTTGCACCACCAACAAAAACCTGATTACCAGATCAAAGACTACAGCGCACAACATCAACTACCTAGCTTATTTAATCAGGCCAAAGCGGTGATTAAACCGGCCAGTATCGATGTGAACAATATTGAGCATGAACAAGTATTTGCTGAGCTGGTCAATCATCTCAGACAAGTTCGCCATAATCGTGATGAAAATCAACAACAACGTAAAGCACAAAACTTTGCGGTGGATGATATCGAAAACATCGATATCGTCAGCGATGGCTTAAAAGAAGCCATTGAGCACTATTTTGTTCATGTCATTGATTCGGCACAGCGCATGTCAGCGCTTGAGTATCATCAATGGCAAAAGCTCGATTTTGACCAAGAAGTTTGGGTCTATGGGGTTATTAATGGTTACACAGGATTAAGCGCAGAAGAACAAGAGTTCTTTGAAATTGGTGTCGAAGGTCATCCACACCCGAAGTTTACCGGTAATTTTGTTATTGAAGATGTAGAGCTGGGCTTACGTTAA
- a CDS encoding ion channel: MADTDPLCRYHDEDGFCCENYAGDSGWCYWHDSEISKDDDDIVDKLQDYARNGGFTRGISLKHADLSGIDLVNHHHKQGFDFSYADFYRANLTKAHLFNINLSHASLMKANLTETNLHCANLHECNLLGIKWQSAKIKNIQIGQHLKQERQGRRAKDNNDTVRAHDLFEQSEEIYRDMRKHAEREGLFKIAGGFLKKELTMRRYQMPKPSLARTMSKIVDLFCGYGEEPIRVVNFSIVLIVICALLYFFTGIRFDGENHYFQAQFGAGQNLQHFLTCLYYSVVTFTTLGYGDITPIGISRFVAAFEAFTGSFTIALFVVVFVKKMTR; the protein is encoded by the coding sequence ATGGCCGATACTGATCCTTTATGTCGCTACCACGATGAAGACGGATTTTGCTGCGAAAATTACGCCGGCGACTCAGGTTGGTGTTATTGGCATGACAGTGAGATCAGCAAAGATGATGACGATATCGTGGATAAATTGCAGGATTATGCACGTAACGGCGGCTTTACCCGGGGAATTAGTTTAAAACATGCTGATTTAAGCGGTATTGATTTGGTTAATCATCACCACAAACAGGGGTTCGATTTTAGCTATGCTGACTTTTACCGAGCGAACTTAACCAAAGCGCATTTGTTCAATATCAACCTCAGTCATGCCAGTTTGATGAAGGCCAACTTAACCGAAACCAATTTGCACTGCGCCAATTTACACGAATGCAATTTGTTAGGGATCAAATGGCAAAGTGCCAAAATTAAGAATATTCAAATCGGACAACACTTAAAGCAAGAGCGCCAAGGGCGCAGAGCTAAAGATAATAACGATACTGTCAGGGCTCACGACTTATTTGAACAATCCGAAGAAATATATCGGGATATGCGCAAACATGCTGAGCGTGAAGGACTGTTTAAAATAGCGGGTGGCTTTTTAAAGAAAGAATTGACCATGCGTCGCTATCAAATGCCCAAACCATCATTAGCACGCACCATGTCGAAGATTGTTGATTTATTTTGCGGTTACGGCGAAGAGCCCATTCGCGTTGTAAACTTCTCCATTGTGTTAATTGTTATCTGTGCGCTATTGTACTTTTTTACCGGTATCCGCTTTGACGGAGAAAATCATTATTTTCAAGCACAGTTTGGTGCAGGGCAAAACCTGCAGCATTTCTTAACCTGCTTGTATTATTCTGTCGTCACGTTTACCACGTTGGGCTATGGTGATATTACCCCAATTGGTATATCTCGGTTTGTCGCCGCTTTTGAGGCGTTTACGGGTAGCTTCACTATCGCTTTGTTTGTGGTGGTTTTTGTGAAAAAAATGACCCGCTAA
- a CDS encoding tRNA-(ms[2]io[6]A)-hydroxylase, producing MFELKYHTPKEWADAVLADFDSFLQDHAAAEKKASGMAMSMLSHYPDRQKLVRAMTDLALEELIHFKQVLKLMTSRNVIQANDQKDTYIHEIRKLFRRGSEEFLLDRLLVAGVIEARGHERFALVAEALPEGRDKKFYDDIAKSEEKHKNLFVELALEYFAADIVYPRLEEILDAEAKICEQLPFRAALH from the coding sequence ATGTTTGAATTAAAATATCATACCCCAAAAGAGTGGGCTGACGCCGTGCTGGCAGACTTTGACTCTTTCTTGCAAGATCACGCCGCTGCTGAGAAAAAAGCATCTGGTATGGCTATGTCCATGCTGTCTCATTACCCAGATCGTCAAAAATTGGTGCGGGCCATGACGGATCTGGCTTTGGAAGAATTGATTCATTTTAAACAAGTCTTAAAGCTGATGACGTCTCGAAATGTGATTCAAGCCAATGATCAAAAAGATACCTATATCCATGAAATTCGTAAGTTGTTCCGCCGTGGCAGTGAAGAGTTTCTATTGGATCGTTTGCTTGTGGCCGGTGTCATCGAAGCACGTGGTCATGAACGTTTCGCACTGGTCGCTGAAGCATTACCTGAAGGTCGTGACAAAAAGTTTTACGACGATATTGCTAAGTCGGAAGAGAAGCACAAAAATTTGTTCGTCGAATTGGCTTTGGAATATTTTGCTGCCGATATCGTATACCCTCGTCTAGAAGAAATCTTAGATGCCGAAGCAAAAATTTGTGAGCAATTGCCGTTTCGAGCCGCGCTGCACTAA